A window of the Longimicrobium sp. genome harbors these coding sequences:
- a CDS encoding class I SAM-dependent methyltransferase encodes MNVEKQSTLSEHSKEHYNALGEQYTEILNARAGTFGLGSDRNRCRMIFEFVRRHCRGAILELCCGPGNFTFVMGEQLPYSTIVGTDHSETFIEIARRQNTCPNVAFAVQDATRLTYPDDSFDTSVVSLALHEMEDDDIRSVLNEMRRVTRKGGKIILIELHIPENPIVRVMFEQGLGAEERPTTYHLNAYGLPRFLADAGIPMAEHRIVCMSTVQIAIGVKGAAELEPTFHRDFTSFDPWQHLVVPSVATFLSTMSGLVAHQLGAGRTQ; translated from the coding sequence ATGAACGTCGAAAAGCAGAGCACGCTGAGCGAGCATTCCAAGGAGCACTACAACGCCCTGGGCGAGCAGTACACCGAGATCCTGAACGCACGCGCCGGCACCTTCGGCCTGGGAAGCGACCGGAACCGCTGCCGGATGATCTTCGAGTTCGTCCGCCGGCACTGCCGCGGCGCCATCCTGGAGCTGTGCTGCGGCCCGGGCAACTTCACCTTCGTCATGGGCGAGCAGCTTCCGTACAGCACCATCGTGGGAACGGACCACAGCGAAACGTTCATCGAGATCGCCCGCCGCCAGAACACCTGTCCCAACGTGGCCTTCGCCGTACAGGACGCGACGCGCCTCACGTACCCGGACGACAGCTTCGACACCAGCGTGGTTTCGCTGGCGCTGCACGAGATGGAGGACGACGACATCCGCTCGGTGCTGAACGAGATGCGGCGCGTCACGCGCAAGGGCGGCAAGATCATCCTCATCGAGCTGCACATCCCCGAGAACCCCATCGTCCGGGTGATGTTCGAGCAGGGGCTGGGGGCCGAGGAGCGCCCCACCACGTACCACCTGAACGCCTACGGGCTTCCGCGCTTTCTGGCCGACGCGGGGATCCCCATGGCGGAGCACCGCATCGTCTGCATGAGCACGGTGCAGATCGCCATCGGGGTGAAAGGGGCGGCGGAGCTGGAGCCCACCTTCCACCGCGACTTCACCTCGTTCGATCCCTGGCAGCACCTGGTGGTTCCCTCCGTGGCCACCTTCCTTTCCACCATGTCGGGGCTGGTGGCGCACCAGCTGGGCGCGGGCCGCACGCAATAG